CAGGCGGACATTCCAGTAAGCGGTGCCGCGGGCGCCAATATGCGCCAGAACTTTACTGTTTTTGCGCGCCAGATGGCGGGCGCCAAGCGCGGTGATGGCGCCGGTACGCATATCGGTAATTGCCGAAGCATCGAGGATCGCCACCGGCATACCGGTTTGCGGATTAAATAAATTCAGCATCGCCATCTCTGACGGCAGACCCAGCTTGTAGTTATTGACGTAATCGCCGACCACTTTTACCCCGGCCAGATTCAGCGGCGCAATATAGCCGCGCAGCACATTAAAGTGGCCGTTAAATGCCGGATCAGGGATCAGATGCACGCGCGGTTCAATCACCGTCTGATGGTTGCCCTGCGCCAGCAGTCCGGCTTCGACGGCGGCGAGAATTTCGCTGTCGCTCATTGCCAGCTGTTGAATATCTGGTCCGTTGAGGTAGCTGATATTGACCTGTTCAGTCATCTCTTTCCCTTAGTCTGGCGCTCAGGCCACAAGCAATGTTTGCTGGTAAGTGAATAGCTGCTGGCGATTAAGTTCTCCCAGCAACTGGTGATGGTCATCGGTAACTTTTACTCCGGGCGCGTCGTGGGCCAGCATCAGTGACAGAACCTCTTTCAGGCTGGCATCGGCTTTCACCGCCAGTGAAAAGGCGCTTTGCGCGACTGGCGTCATCGCCTCGCTTACCGCTGTCAACGCCAGCAGTTTCAGCGCGGCATCGTTGCCAATAAAGGCGGTGACAAAATCGTCGGCAGGATGGCTGAGAATGGCTGCTGGCGTGTCGTACTGGCATAGCTTGCCACTGCGCATAATCGCGATGCGGTCGCCCATTTTGATCGCTTCATCAAGGTCATGGGTGACAATCACCACCGTCTTTTTCACCCGTTGCAGAATCTGCTTAAATTCCAGTTGCAGACGGCCACGCACCAGTGGATCGATCGCGCCAAAGGGTTCATCCATTAGCATTACCGGCGGATCGGCGGCCAGCGCGCGCGCAACCCCCACACGCTGGCGCTGTCCACCGGAGAGTTCTGCCGGATAACGCTGACGATCGCGCGCCGGATCCAGCCCGACCAGATGCAGCAGTTCATCGATGCGCGCATCGGTTTTGCGCCGATCCCAGCCCAGCAGGCGCGGCACGGTAGCGATGTTGTCCGCCACATGCATATGCGGAAACAGACCCACATTCTGGATCACATAGCCGATATGGCGGCGCAGCTGCACCGGATCGACGGTGGTGATATCTTCACCATTAACCCACACCCGCCCCTCAGTGGCGTCTTCCAGCCGGTTAATCAGCCGCAAGGCAGTGGTTTTGCCGCAGCCGGAGGGGCCGATCAGTGCGGTGGTGGAGCCTTCCGGGATCTCCAGCGTCAGGTTATACAGCGCTTTCTGCGTGGTGCCGGGATAAATTTTGGTGATATTTTCCAGTTTAATCATCAGGCATTCCCTTTCGGAACATGTTTGAACCAGCTCTTTTCGATGGCGGCAAACAGCAATTCGGCGCCAATCGCCAGCAGAATAATCGGCACCGCGCCGACCAGCAGACGCGACATATCCATAATCGCGATACCGGTGGTAACGAAGTCGCCCAGCCCGCCGCCACCGATAAACGAGGCCAGCGCCGCACCGCCAATCACCTGCACCGCCGCGGTACGTACACCCGCGAGGATCCCCGGCGCAGCCAGCGGCAGAATGACCTGGCGGGTGATTTGCCCACGCGTCAGTCCCATGCCTTGTGCGGCGGAGAGGGTGTCTTTATCGACTGACTGAATACTGGTGCAGGTATTTAGCAGGATCGGCGGCAGCGCGAGGATCACCAACGCCACCACGGACGGCAGCAGGCCAATACCGAGAAACGGCAGCGCGGCGGCGAGGATCGCCAGGCTGGGAATGGTGCGCAGCGTGCTGGCAATATTGGTGGCGATAAAGGTAGCGCGCGGCGAAGCGGCGACCCTGACGCCAACCGGCAGCGCCAGCAGCAGGGAAAACAGCAGCGCCAGTCCACACATCACCAGATGTTGTTGCAGCGCGTCAAAGAACTGCTGCGGATTGGCGATGATCCAGCGCCATGCGTCGATAAAAATCATGCGCTAGCCTCCAGGCTGATCTGCGGGCGACGACGCGCCATACGGCGCTGCAACAGCAGAAACAGGGTATCGACGCCAATCGCCAGCAGCGACGTCAGGCCGCCGCCAGTCAGGATCTTTTCCGGATAGCGCTGATCCAGCCCGGCAAAAATAATCGTGCCCAGTCCACCGGCATTAATATAGGCGGCGACCGTGGCGATACCAATCAGGGTGGTGGCCGCGATGCGCAAGCCGGTGATAATAAACGGCAGCGCCAGCGGCAGTTCAATTTCCCACAGCCGACGCCAGTAGCCGTAACCCATGCCGTGCGCCGCATCCAGCACCTCAGGCGCAATGGCATGAAAGCCGGTGGCGATATTGCGCACCAGGATCATCAGCGCATAGGCGGTCAGGCCGACAATGGCGGGCAGTACGCCGATGCCCAGCCATGGAATAAACAGCGCAAACAGCGCCAGACTGGGGATTGAAAACAGCATGCCGGTAAAGGTCAGCACCAGCGCATAGGTTTTTGGCCGGCGCGCGCTCCAGATGCCGAGGATCATCGCAATCACAAAGGCGCAGCCCAGTGAGATGCCGACCAGATAGAGGTGTTGCCACAAGGCGAGGGCAATATCATCAAGGTGTTTCGGCGCCCAGCGCATCAGTCAGTCTCCAGAAGTTGCTCGTCGGCACTCAGCCAGTCTGGCGTGCGAATCGCGCTGGCCAGCCGGGCAATATCTGCCGCTGAAGAGCGATCCTCATCCAGCGGCGCGACCAGCGTCCGTACCCGTCGCCAGATAGCAGCGCTGCCGCTACCCAGATCGCTGACCGGTAATGCGCGCAGGTCCACCGCCTGTGCGGCCACCAGCAGTTCAATCGCCACCAGGTAGCGCAGACTCTCAACCAGCCGTGCGGTTTTAGTGACGATCGCCATCGACTGTGCGGCGTAATCCTCCACCCGATCGGCCACCGGAATGGTGATGGCCGACATCGGACTGGCGTGATGCACAATATCGCTGGTGAGGGCGGAGATAGTTTTTTGCAGCGTGGCAAAGCCGGTCTGGCCACTGTGCGGCGTCAGGAAGCGCGGCAGTCCGCTGGCGCTGGCGGACATCAGTTTCATCATGCGTTCAGCGGCACAGCTGGCCTGGCGCGCCAGTGCCAGACCCAGCGCTTCAAATGCCAGCGCCAGATGAGTGGCATCGAAATTGGCGTTGGCTAACACCAGATCGGCGCTGGCAATCAGCGCCGGATTGTCATCGGCGCTGTTCAGCTCCAGTTCGGTAGCCTCTCTGGCATGGTTAAACGCCTGCTGCACGCTGGCCAGCACCGATGCGGCGCAACGGAAACTTAATGGGTCCTGCAACAGTCGTGCGCCACCGGCTTGCACCAGCGTGCCACCCGTCAGCAGTGACAACAGATGAGCGGCGCTCTGCGCGCCTCCCGGCAGCGGGCGAATATGGCTGGCCCAGATTGACAGCGGGGAAATATTGGCGCGGAACGCTTCAAATGACAGGGCAATCGCCCCGGTGTGTGCATTGATTAACTGCGCGATATCGCTGAGTACCAGCGCGGCAAGTCCGACGCTGGCTGCATTCGATGACACCAGCGCCAGTCCGTCTTTACCGCTCATTAATGGCAGGGTAAAGCCGACAGTTTTCGCCAGCGCAGCGATCGCACTGACTTCACCCTGATATTCTGCTTCCCCCTGACCAGTAAGCGCCTGGCCGATATGCGCCAGCGGCGCGAGATCGGCCTCGCCGATGGAGCCGATTAACGGAACCTGCGGATGTACGCCATGATTCAGCAGCTGTAACAGCGCCGTGGCGCTGGCCGGTGAAATACCGGAATAACCGGCAGCCAGCCCGGCAAGCCGCGCCAGCATCATCGCCCGCACCTGATCGCGGGTCGCCAGCTGGCCCACACCTACGGCGCGCGCCAGCGGAATACGCTGCTGGATCTGCTGTAAGCGGGCGATATCCTGCTGACCATCGTCACCATGCAGTACGGCGGTATCCACACCGGCGCCAAGGCCGGTGGTGACGCCGTAGATTTGCTCGCCGGATGCAATACGTTGATAAAGGAAGGCGTACCCCTGCTCGATACGCTGCTGCGCCGCCGGGCTGAATGCCACCGGATAATCTTCCCGGGCGACCTTTACCAGCATCGCCAGGCTTAACGCGGTGTGATCACCGAGAGTTAAGGTCATAGCCCCTCTTCAAATTGGGTCAGTTACGATTTCACAATGCCTTTTTCGCGCAAAAATGCTGCTGCGACATCAGCTGGCTCTTCTTTATCTTTCTCTACTGCGGCATTGAGTTTCTGCATGGTGGCGTTATCCAGCAGCGCACTGACTTTATTCAGCACCGCTGCGGCATCCGGATGCGCTTTCAGCGTCTGGTCACGAACTACCGGGGCGACGAAGTAAGGCGGGAACAGATGTTTGTCGTCGGCCAGCGAGACATACTGTCCGTCAGCAATCTGCCAGTCGGTGGCGAAACCGTTCGCCACATCAATTTGTCCGGCGGCCAGCGCATCGTAACGCAGACCCACTTTGGCAAACTGGCGGAACGATTTAAATTTGATGCCGTAAACCTGCTGCAGGCCTTTCAGACCATCCTGACGATCGCCAAACTCAGCGCCCGCGCCAATGGTCAGCTGCGGGGCGACTTTTGCCAGATCGGACAGGGTTTTCAGCTGATACTTTTCTGCCAGCGCTTTGCTGACCAGTAAGGCATAACCATTATTCAGTCTGGCAGGCGCCAGCCAGGTCAGCTGGTATTTTTGCGCATAGACGCTTTTTACCTGCTGATAAACTTTATCCGGATCGGAAGAGAGTTCACCTTTCACCACCGCACTGAGTGCGGTGCCGGTGTACTCCGGGTACAGATCAATATCGCCTTTTAACAGCGCCGCTTGCGCAATTAAGGTGCCGCCAAGGTTAATTTTGCGCTCCACCGGCATCCCGGCCTGCTCCAGCGCTGAGGCGTAGATCTCCGCCAGAATATATTGTTCGGTAAAGCTTTTGCTGCCGACGATGATATCCGCCGCCTGACTGGCGGGCGCAAATGCCGTTAATCCTGCCATTAATAACAGAACCTGCCTGATGGTTGTTATGCGCATTGCTTTCCCCAGCGTAGAGTTATTGTGAATAGACATGTATATACAATATTTATGCCAAAAAAATAGTGATTAATAATCAATCACCTCAGTTTTTTCCGGCGGGAATCAGGTCGAACGTCAGGACAAAAATGCACCAGTAAGATGCACAGAGAGTGTTCAAAGTAGAGCAAAAGCCGGGGGCGGGTGAAATTCGTTTTCGCGATAAGCTATATCTTTATGAACGCACCTGTGGGTTAAAAGTGATAATTAACACCGAGGTCAATCACATAGCTCAGCGATTTTTCCACCATGGGGCTGTTGCGTACCTGATCATCATGCAGGTTAAGCCGCGTGGAGATAAAGCCTTCCCAGCGGGCGCTGAAGCGGTAGTCGAGCGCCAGCTGTAGCCAGGGCGTCAGGCTGGCGCCGGGACGGTAGCGGCTTAATCCGCTGCGACGGGACTCATTATCATCAATGCCATAGTAATAGCGCGTTTGCCGCGCATCCTCCCAGTCGATGCCGAGCGCCGGAATCCATGCCAGCTGGCCGCTTTGCAGATAGCCGGTCCATGACACCGTCGCCAGCAGACCATTGCTCTGACCGAGGGTATCTGCCGCCAGCTGGCCAGACAGCGCGCCATACGGGGTAATCCGCTGATAGCTGACGCCAGCCATCAGAGTGGTGCGGCGATTATTCAGCTGCTGCATCTGCGGCCCTTTGCCATTGCGGCGGTCGTAGCTGCGGTCAAACCATAATCCTTTGATTTTTAGCTCATTGGCTGCATCTTTCCACGCCAGCAGCCCGGCTTCATCGCCATCAATATACAGATGCTGGTCGTTCCAGCTCAGCAGGGGAAAAGGGAAATAATTGACCCGCGTAGCGCGATACGGGTTGATTTGCCACTCATTATCCAGCGCCAGCGCTAAGTCTTTTGCCGACAGTGGCGCCGTAATAAATAGCATCAAACTAAAGAGTAACGGTTTGCATTCCATGGTGTTCACCTGTTGCGGACCGCAGGGAATGACTCAGATATTACTCGCGTAAGCGTGGTTAGTTAAAGTGACGCCGCTCGCAGGGTTAGCGCATAAGGCAGGGGATATCGCCGGACTCTTCATGGCGGAGGCGGTCACATAGCGCCGCGAGAGTTAATTCTGAGTAGACTTCAATGCCATGGCGGGTCAACAGTTCTGTAGTCACGCCCTGACCGGCGATTTGACCGCCGTTAAAGCCACCGCTGTAAATCATCCTGCTGCCGCATGACGGGCTGCCTTCGGTAAGAATGGCAAACTGACAGTTATGCTGTTGCGCCATCTCCAGCGTCAGCCAGGCGGCTAAAATATAGCGCTCGGTGACGTCATCACCGCTGGCTTCACGCACCGTTGCGCCATCGTTAATCACGCCATAACCACGGGCGGAGGACTGGATCTCTGCCGCCGGACGCGGCGTCTGAAAACCCGCAGCCAGTTCCGGGCAGAACACCACAAAGCGGTTTTGTCGCTGCCAGCGGGCGATATATTGACTGACCAGTGTTTTTGCCGAGCCGTTATAGCGCACCGGAAAACCGGCGAGACAGGCGCTGAGAAGGATTTTTTGCATTGCTGCGCCACCTGAAGGCTAAGATTTTTTATCCTGGCATTCAATGTTACGCAAGGCGAGAAATGGGGGTATCATATAAGAACAATTAAACAAACCCAGCCTGCGGCCGGGTTCGGATTATCGCGGAGATTAGGGTTTTATCAGCCTGATGGCGTGTTCCAGCACTTTCTGTTCATCGCGCTCGCTGTCACCGCGTTTAAGTCGGGTCTTCTTCAGCAACTCAGCCAGCACCGAGCGCTGCGTATCACGGCCGCTCTCCGCCAGCACGATAACCGCATCACCAATCACCCGGCACACTTCGTCATAATACTCTTCACTCAACACATCACGTTTCATCGCAACACCTCCTTTCTACACAACCTGGCACGCTTTTGTACATGCCGCCAGTCTGGTGGCATTCCGTTGCTAATGAACGCGTTCCGCTTCGCGCGCTTTACTGGCGCTTCTTGACACCCGGTGGGCTTTTTCCGGGTCGCCAGCCACAAATTCGAAGGTAGGGGAGTAATAAAAGGGCAGCCAGCCGCCGTAGCCATTTTCCCACTCCCAGCGCACCGGGCAGGGCCATAAAATGCCATCGTAAAGTATGTAGTAAATCCATCGACCATTGGGACGACGCGGCTTGGGCGTTTTCATCGGGGCAACTATGTTGAGCTGAGGGTATAGTAAAAAAATAGCCTATATTTTGACCTGTCACACGCTGGGTTTCAACCGGCAACACTTGAATACACCCTAATCCACCAGTTTACTCCTGCTTTATGGGACAGGGGTAACAAAAAATAGTGCGTTACTGGCGGAGAAAAATATGCAGAAAACATACTAAATAGTTTCTGTGCTAAACTACCTCGATTTCCTAAGGATGAGGATCGCAATGATGACACGATACGGAGTACTGGCGCTGTTTTTGACCCCGATGCTGCTGCCAATGGCGCAGGCTAATGATAAAACCCAACTTTTTGAGCATGTAAATCAGCGTCTTGGCTGGATGAAAGATGTTGCCGGTTATAAAGCCAGGCATCATCAGGCAATTGAGGATTTGACGCAGGAGTCACGGGTGCTCTCGCTGACTCTGAATAGTGCTGAGGGCCTTGATCTGCAACCACAGTCGGTTAAGCCCTTTATTACGGCACAGATGGATGTGGCCAAAGCGATACAATATCGTTATCGCGCTGACTGGCTGTCAATGCCGGAAGAGAAATGGACGCCATTACCCTTACCGGTGGTGCGGGAAAAAATTTCAATGCTTAGTACGGACATCCTCCGCCATCTGGCGCAGATGCTGAAGTCCGGAGACCGTGTGCGTGAGGAGGACAGGCCGGCATTTAATATGCTGATCTCGCAACATAACATCGCCGAACCTGATAAAGCGATGCTTTTTGATACCCTGAAACAGGTGTCATTAAAATAGCGCGCTAACGCCAGACCTCGCCGCACAGCAGCACTGCCTGCGGGCGTCGCTGATGAATCCTTTCTGCCATCCGCTGACAAGATTCAAGGGTAGGGTAGATATGTTCTGATACCGGCAGCGCGTCGCAGGCATCGTAGCCGCAGGCGCTGACTAATAGTACAAAGCCAATTAACATATCCCCTCCTTAAACGACGGTCCCTGAAGAGGGAGACTCTCCGTCTTCAGGGTTTAAGTATAGCCGAGCGAAGCGGCAACTGCGTGTCAGACGCAGCAGTTGGAGGAAAAGATGAGTAAAACCAACGTATGCTTTTCAGCTGAAGCGGTGAAAATATTGACCGCGTGAAATATATTTTTGCCATTATCGGCGAAAAAGATTAGCAGAAATAATAATGAATTGATTAATTCATTAATTTTATTTAACTCCGTTTTTGCCCATCATCTAAGAGACATCAGGCAAAAAAAAGTCAACAGTATCCCCCGGCAGATTATCTGCTGAGTGATTTTTGTTGACTATTTACAGCGGCTTATTAGCGATCAGGCTTTATTGTTATCAATGGTGATATTGGGAGCACACTGCTCACCCGCCTTTACCATACGGAATTCTGCTTTACCCTGATGTACATAGATGCAGGCACGACCCATGTCGCCGCCATCCTGTTCCTGCGAGAGTGAAACTGTAACCGTTTCTGCCATCGCGAGCGGTGAGAGCAGTATTGCTGCCATTGCCATAGCGGGCAGGTTGGTTGTATGCCATACCTGTGGGCATTTCATTTTGCACATCCTTTTAACACACCGTAAGAGATTACCGGGTACCAGATAGCCAGCTAAACGCTATCAAAATAAGTTTGCTAATTATTGGTACTGCAAGTGTAAAACTATTGCGAACAACCTGAATCGGTCAATCTAATAATTGTCTAACAGATCACGCTTTTTAAAACTGTTTTTCAGAAACTGCCCCAAACCGGCGACGATCCCGACAAAATGCCTTATCAACCTGTGCCTATTTTGAGGCCGTTAATAGTTGAAGTAAAATCCTAATGCTAAAGTTTCCGGTAAAACTCGGTTTTTAAGAAGTTTCCGGGTCACAGACCAGAAATAATCGAACAGTTATTTGCGCCTGATGGTGCTATTTTGGAATTCCGGTAAACAAATGCGAGGATTACATCAGCAATAACCTGAGTGTACTGGCACTGGCAGGACAATATCTGTATCAGCGCCATCTTCATCCCTGCGGGGCGGCATCTAACCACTGCAGTAAACCCCTGACGTCAGCGTCGATACTGCAACGAAGTCTGGAAAACTGATGAAGTTCAACCCTTAAAGCCCGCCACCCGCGGGCTTAGTCATTTCTGGCGTCAGCGAACCACGCTTGACCTTACCGTAAGGGGAGGGTTTACCCTTCAGATCTCTGAGGTTATCTGAGTGATGAGGAAATCCAATGAACAAGATAAAACCTTTCCTGCTGATTGCGTTGCTGGCGCCATTAAGCGTGCTGGCAGCGGAGACGATGCATATGGACCACGCAAAAGAGAGCGCCGCCCAGCAGAGTTATCAGAGCGGCATGGATAAGATGCATGGCGATATGATGCAGGGGATGCAGTCGGACAATCCTGATGTCGCTTTTGCTCAGGGGATGACGGCGCACCATCAGGGAGCGATTGATATGGCGAAAACCGAGCTGAAATATGGTAAAGACCCTGAAATGCGTAAACTGGCGCAGGAAATTATCGCCGCGCAACAGCCGGAGATCGACCGTATGCAGCGCTGGCTAAAACAGCAGAAGCGATAGTCCGCCGAGTCCCGCCGCCGCAGCGGCGGCGGGAGAGATGGCGTGTATCAGGATGACTGACTGACGATTAATTTAATCCCCAGCAACGCCATCAGGCCACCGCCAAGGGTATCGAGCCGCTTTTTAAAACGCAGATAAGCGCTACGTGGCGCGGTGGCGGAAAGCACCATAACCACAAACAGATACCAGGCAAAGTCGATGGCGAAAGAAGCGACTGGCAGCGCAATATTGATCCAGACAGGATACTGGTGGCTGAGAAAAGCAGCGAATATACTGCCGAAAACCAGCGCGGTTTGCGGATTGCTGATCTGCGTCAGCAGGCCAAGACGAAAGCCGCGGGCGGCGCTATAGCCGTTCGATGCGCCAGTCTCCAGTTCGAGTGGCCGACGGGCGTTGATAATCATCTGATACGCCAGATACAACAGATAGAGGCCACCGGCAATCTTCAACAGCCAGAACAGCCACGGAACCGTCAGTAAAATCGACTGTAACCCCATAATCGCTGCCAGCGCGAACAGCGCACAGCCGGTACTCATCCCTAACGCGGTAAATACCCCGCAGCGACGACTCTCTGACATGGCGGTTTTGGCGACCAGCAAAAAGCTGGGGCCGGGTGACATCGAACCTACCGCAATGACTCCACAAATTGATAAAAACGCAATCAGGCTACTATCCATCACATACTCCTGTCAGGTTGGCACGTTAAGATGGGACTTAGCGCAAATTTAACGTAATCCACGGGATAAAGGTGAACAGAATGGGGCAACTGGAACGGAAAGTTTCAGAATAAAGCCTGTTTAGTTCCGGGTGATTCGCCGCTTATTTCTGCACAAGTGCCCCCGCCCGCGGGAAAAGGGTAACGGGCGGAGGCTAAAGTTGTTAAAGTTGGCGTTTTACACCTTTGTGGAAACACTATGTCTAACGAAATTGCACATCCATCCAGCAGTCCTAAGCAGGCAGCGTTGCAGCTGGTGATTGAACTGGTTCGCGCCGGTAAACTCAGCCCATTGCAGGGCGATGCGTCAAATATGATCTCTATTTACGAACAGTTTAAAACGCATTTTGAATCGGACAAACATAAACACAACTCTGATTCCGCCATCTCTTAACGGCATGCGTGGCAGGGATGCCCGTTCGCCATTCGCCTCTTTTTAGCGCTATTTAGTTCTTATAGATGTTATTCATTCCAGAAACGATGTAATCCGACTTTCGGATTGGCAATCTTTCCCTCTTGATGGCCGCACTGACGTTAAAGTGTTAGCGTTATCACAATAGCGTTGCTCAATAAAATTTATGGTAATACAAAATAAAACAGCGGTTTAAATTTTTCCGCGAAAAATAGCCACTATCAGCGGGTAAACCACATGACGATGGCAACCATTGAGCACCATTCTGTAACGGATCGCGCATTCTTAATTACGCGCCGCATTGGGGATAAAACCTGTTCTCACCACTGGCATCAGTGGCTGGAAATTCTCCTGGTCGAACAGGGCTATGGCACTATTATTGTTGATAATCAGCAATATGCGTTGCGTCCTGGTCGGCTGTTTATCTTTCCACCCTATAAACTGCATAAGGTGCTGGTTGATGAGCGCGATCTTGCCAGCTACCGGCGCACCTTGATCCATCTGGACAGCGCCATTCTGATCAATTTCTTGCGTGATTTTCCGCATCAGCGCGCCCGTTTACAGCGCCTTTGTCATCAGCACGGCGCCGCTACCGTCTATGATTTAAGTGAATATCAGCACGGTCTCGAACAGTTATTCAGCGTTTATCAGCGCATTTTTGACAGCCGTCCATTTAATCTGCCGGACAGCGCCTGCCTGGTGTTACAGCTGCTGAATTTTTTGCCGGAATATGCCGTGAACCGGGAGCCGCGCGATGACAGTATTTCCACGCGTGTGATGTTATGGGTTGAGGAAAATTACGCGCATAAATTTAGTCTCGCGGCGCTGGCGCTGTCGCTTAATTTATCGCGCAGTTATATCTCCCGCAGCTTCAAACAGGAGACCGGAGGGTTGATTCAGGATTATCTGTTGATGCGCCGCTTGTGGCAGGCGTGTGCCTGGTTGCGCAGCGAAGAGCTGCCGGTGGAGGCGATAGCAGAGCAGACCGGCTTTGCCGATACCTCCTATTTTATTACCTGCTTTAAAAAGATGATTGGCGATACGCCGCTTAAATACCGTAAACGCCATCAGGATGATGGCGTTTAGCGGCAGCGGAGTTACTTACTGACCTGATCGTAGTAAAGCATGCTGGTGCCAATCCCCTGTTGTGCGCCTTTAACATTATCGCGCAGACCCACCAGTTTTTGCCCCTGCAAGGTCACCACATACGGCGAGTTGTGCTGAATCTCTTTTTGCAGCTCGACATACAGCGCCTGGCGCTTCTGCACATCACTCTCCGCCGCTGCGGCGCGGGTCTGCGCGCTGAGTTTGGGGATCTCCCAGCCAACACGCCAGGCGAGGGTTTTCGGACCACCGGGTACATTCAAGGCAAAGGTGCTGGCATTGGTATTGGGATCGACATAGTCCGCTCCCCAGTAGATAAAGATCGACTGGAAATTACGTCCGCGCATTTTGCTCCACAGTTCTGATTCTGCCACTGGCTGAATATCTATATTGATATCCGCTTTAGCAAAGCTGGCCTGCAACGCCTGCGCCACATCAGTGTACGGCGGCTGATTGACAATAGTCAGGGAGAAACGGGTGCCGGGCTTAATGCCAGCCTGTTGCAGGATACTCTTCGCTTTGGCGACATCCAGTTTAAATGGCTGATCGGTTAATGCGCCGTCAAAGCCCTGCGGCAGAAACGCCTGGTGCACCTGATACTGTCCCTTCAGTAACTCACCAGACAGGCTGTCATAATCCACCAGCCAGCGTGCGGCCTGCCAGAGTGCCGGATTGCCCAGCGCCGGTTGCTGTTTGTCCTGGGTGTTAAAACCCAGATAGTAGATCAGACTGGAAGGGAAGGCGGAAACTTTAATGCCGGGATGATTTTTAATCGCATCAAACTGATCGGCACCCAGTTCATAGGCGACATCGGCATCACCCTGTTCCAGCAGCAAACGTCGCGAGCCGGGATCGGCCACCCCTTTCAGAATCACCCGTTTCAGTTTCGGCGCGGGACGGGCCTGCGGATTCTGTTCCAGCACCAGCGCCTGCTGCGGAACATAGTTGCGAATGCTGTAAGCGGCGCTGCCAGCGGAGCGGGTGCGCAGCCAGCCGTTACCAAAATCGTTATCTCTGGCATGCTGCTGTACCAGTTTGCTGTCGACAATCGATGCCACCGGCGCGGTCAGCAGACGCAGCGCCAGATCGCTGCCAATTGGCGAAACCCAGCGTAATTCCACTTTGTCATCGCTGATACGCGTGAACTGCGTGTCGATATTTTCTGGCGTCCAGCCTAATTCGCCAAGGATAAACGCCGGGGTTTTATTCAGCTTTACCACTCGCGTCAGTGACCAGATAACGTCGTCGGCGGTGATGGCATTGCCACTGGCAAAGCGACTGCCTGGCTTCAGATTAAATACCAGGCTGTGTTCGCTGCTGCCGGGTTGCCAGCCGGTTGCCAGTTCCGCTACCAGCTGACGCGGATTATTGCGATCCGACGCCACCAGCCCCTGATAGAGATCGGTCAGGCTGCTGGTACTGACGGTTTCAAAGCTCTCTGCCGGATCGAAACTGATAATGCCATCAAGTGGGATTGCCACAACTAAAGTGTCGGCGGGCGTCGCCGCATGGACAGCAGCGGTAAAAGTTAATGCACTGGCGATGGCGACGGGCAGAAGTTTACGCATTTGATGATCCTGATGAGGGGGGATATCAGGACTATAGGGGGCAAACTGGGCGTTGGAAATATCACTTCAGACTATGGTATCCCGCTTTCAGACTATAGCCAGATCAAGGATTTATAATTAACCGGGCGGGATTAAAATATGATC
This is a stretch of genomic DNA from Winslowiella toletana. It encodes these proteins:
- a CDS encoding chorismate mutase, which produces MTRYGVLALFLTPMLLPMAQANDKTQLFEHVNQRLGWMKDVAGYKARHHQAIEDLTQESRVLSLTLNSAEGLDLQPQSVKPFITAQMDVAKAIQYRYRADWLSMPEEKWTPLPLPVVREKISMLSTDILRHLAQMLKSGDRVREEDRPAFNMLISQHNIAEPDKAMLFDTLKQVSLK
- a CDS encoding DUF523 domain-containing protein encodes the protein MQKILLSACLAGFPVRYNGSAKTLVSQYIARWQRQNRFVVFCPELAAGFQTPRPAAEIQSSARGYGVINDGATVREASGDDVTERYILAAWLTLEMAQQHNCQFAILTEGSPSCGSRMIYSGGFNGGQIAGQGVTTELLTRHGIEVYSELTLAALCDRLRHEESGDIPCLMR
- a CDS encoding CopM family metallochaperone is translated as MNKIKPFLLIALLAPLSVLAAETMHMDHAKESAAQQSYQSGMDKMHGDMMQGMQSDNPDVAFAQGMTAHHQGAIDMAKTELKYGKDPEMRKLAQEIIAAQQPEIDRMQRWLKQQKR
- a CDS encoding ABC transporter substrate-binding protein, which translates into the protein MRKLLPVAIASALTFTAAVHAATPADTLVVAIPLDGIISFDPAESFETVSTSSLTDLYQGLVASDRNNPRQLVAELATGWQPGSSEHSLVFNLKPGSRFASGNAITADDVIWSLTRVVKLNKTPAFILGELGWTPENIDTQFTRISDDKVELRWVSPIGSDLALRLLTAPVASIVDSKLVQQHARDNDFGNGWLRTRSAGSAAYSIRNYVPQQALVLEQNPQARPAPKLKRVILKGVADPGSRRLLLEQGDADVAYELGADQFDAIKNHPGIKVSAFPSSLIYYLGFNTQDKQQPALGNPALWQAARWLVDYDSLSGELLKGQYQVHQAFLPQGFDGALTDQPFKLDVAKAKSILQQAGIKPGTRFSLTIVNQPPYTDVAQALQASFAKADINIDIQPVAESELWSKMRGRNFQSIFIYWGADYVDPNTNASTFALNVPGGPKTLAWRVGWEIPKLSAQTRAAAAESDVQKRQALYVELQKEIQHNSPYVVTLQGQKLVGLRDNVKGAQQGIGTSMLYYDQVSK
- a CDS encoding LysE family translocator, producing the protein MDSSLIAFLSICGVIAVGSMSPGPSFLLVAKTAMSESRRCGVFTALGMSTGCALFALAAIMGLQSILLTVPWLFWLLKIAGGLYLLYLAYQMIINARRPLELETGASNGYSAARGFRLGLLTQISNPQTALVFGSIFAAFLSHQYPVWINIALPVASFAIDFAWYLFVVMVLSATAPRSAYLRFKKRLDTLGGGLMALLGIKLIVSQSS
- a CDS encoding AraC family transcriptional regulator; translated protein: MTMATIEHHSVTDRAFLITRRIGDKTCSHHWHQWLEILLVEQGYGTIIVDNQQYALRPGRLFIFPPYKLHKVLVDERDLASYRRTLIHLDSAILINFLRDFPHQRARLQRLCHQHGAATVYDLSEYQHGLEQLFSVYQRIFDSRPFNLPDSACLVLQLLNFLPEYAVNREPRDDSISTRVMLWVEENYAHKFSLAALALSLNLSRSYISRSFKQETGGLIQDYLLMRRLWQACAWLRSEELPVEAIAEQTGFADTSYFITCFKKMIGDTPLKYRKRHQDDGV
- a CDS encoding DUF2767 family protein; this encodes MKRDVLSEEYYDEVCRVIGDAVIVLAESGRDTQRSVLAELLKKTRLKRGDSERDEQKVLEHAIRLIKP